In the Deltaproteobacteria bacterium CG2_30_66_27 genome, CCCGTTCCGGATGTTCCTCTCGGCGGACGAGGGATTCGTGTTCAAGCTGGCGGATGCGGGAAAAACGGTCGACCGGGGGGTGCTCTACGCGGTCGGGCGGATCGTGATCCTGGTCCCGCACGGCTCCCCTCTGAAAGCCGACGGAAAATTGAACGATCTGACCGCGGCGCTGGCGGACGGGCGGCTCAGGAAGTTCGCCATCGCGAACCCGGAGCATGCGCCGTACGGAAAGCGCGCCGAGGAAGCGCTGAGGCACGCCGGGTTGTGGGAGAAGATCAAGGACAGGCTGGTGCTGGGCGAAAACGTGTCGCAGGCGGCGCAGTTCGCCACCTCCGGGGGGACGCAAGGCGGCATCGTCGCGTATTCACTGGCGTTGGCGCCCGCGGTCGCAAGGCTCGGAAACTATGCGCGCATACCGGACTCCTGGCATGATCCGCTCCGGCAGCGCATGGTGCTCCTCAAAGGAGCCGACGAGACGACGCGGGCGTTTTATCGCTACATGCAACAACCGGCGGCGCGGGCCATCATGAAGAGGTACGGCTTCCTGTTGCCTGCCGAACGGTGATCCTGTAAGCCGGAGAGTTTCGTGGACTGGACCGCCCTCATCTTATCGTTGGAACTGGCAACGGCCACCATGGTGGTGCTGCTGCCGATCGGGGTGTGGGCGGGCCGCAAGCTCGCCTGGGGCCGGTTTCGAGGCAAGGCACTGGTGGAAGCTTCGCTCGCGCTGCCCCTGGTGCTGCCGCCCACTGTGCTCGGTTTCTACCTGCTGGTCGCGATGGGTGGCGCAACGCCACTCGGACGATGGTACGAATCCCTGTTCGGCCACCAGCTGACCTTTTCCTTCCAGGGGTTGCTGGTCGCCTCCCTCATCTTCAACCTGCCCTTCGCCGTCCAGCCGATGCAGCGCGCCTTCGAGGCCATCGCGCCGGAGGTGCGCGAGGCCGCGCTGTGCTGCGGCATGTCACGGCTGCGGCTCCTGCGCCGCATCGAGTTGCCGCTTGCCTGGCCGGGCATCCTCTCCGCCATGGTGCTCATCTTCGCGCACACGCTCGGCGAATTCGGCGTCGTCCTGATGGTGGGCGGCAGCATCCCGGGCAAGACGCGGACCATCGCCATCGCCATCTACGACCGGGTACAGACCTTCGACACGGCGGGAGCCGGAATCATGTCGGCCGCGCTGCTCTTCATCTCCATGCTGGCCATCGGCCTGTCGTTCTTCGTCACTGCACCCGGCGGAATCCGGCGCCATGACTGATCCCGTAAGGGGACTGCGGGCCACGATTCGCCAGATCGTCCCCATTCCGCTCCATGCGGATCTGTCTTGCGGACGGGGGGAGGTGCTGGCGCTGGTCGGTCCTTCGGGCAGCGGGAAGTCCACCCTGTTGCGCTGCATCGCCGGGTTGCACACCCCCCTGGAAGGCCGGATCGAGTGCGATGGCGAGACCTGGTTCGACGCGGGCGGCCGCGTCAACCTCTCCACCGCCCGTCGCCGGATCGGCATGGTGTTCCAGCACTACGCCCTGTTCCCGCACCTTTCGGCGCTGGAAAACGTTCTGGAGGGGATGGACGATCCGGGCGGGACGGGACCGCGGGAACGGGGAAGGGAACTGTTGCGGAAGGTGCACCTCAACGGTTTGGAGAAGCGAAGGCCCCACCAACTCTCCGGCGGGCAGCAGCAGCGCGTCGCGGTGGCGCGCGCCCTCGCACGGGATCCCCACGCCCTCCTGCTCGACGAACCGTTCTCCGCCGTGGATCGCTCGACGCGCGAAAAGCTGTACGGCGAACTGGCGGAACTGCGCCGTGAACTGAAGATGCCGGTGATCCTCGTGACCCATGATCTGGAGGAAGCCGTGATGCTGGCCGACCGGGTCTCGATCCTTTCCCGGGGGAAAACCCTCCAGGCGGGTCCCCCCCTCGAGGTCATGGAGCGGCCCGCCACGGTGGAGGTGGCCCGCCTGGTCGGCCTGAGGAACGTATTCGAGGGCCGGGTGCTGTCCCATCACCGGGATCGGGGAAGCACCGTTCTGGAGTGGAACGGCCGGCTACTCGACGTGCGTCTGCAGGAGGCGTTCCCGGCCGGGGCGAGGGTCGCCTGGGCCCTTCCTTCCGCGGGCGTCCTGCTGATGCCACGCGACCGGCCCCCGGAGGGAGGCCGGGACAACATCGTCGACGGCATCGTCGGAAAAACGGTGACGCTGGGCAATCGCGTTCGGGTCCCGGTGTATGTATATGGCACAAACGAGGCGCTGCTGACGATGACCGTGCCCCGCCATCTCGTGGAGAGTTACACGCTCGCGGAAGGGAACCCGCTCTCGTTGCGCCTGCGCGGCGAGAACATCCACCTGATGCCGCCGGACGACAGCCCTCGCGATCCCGCCGGGAATTCCTGACCCATTACCGGATACCGCCGAAGCGGAATCCCTGATCTTATGGATTTCCGGGAATGGATTCCAGCGGAGCATATTCGGATAACCGCTCGTAGTCCCTGTCCTTGTGCGATATTACGACGCACATGCGCTAAGGTGTCCCGCTTCTCCTCCCCCTGGACGCCAATTCCATCGCCGCGTTCGTGGCCGCGGTGAGCACGGGGCGCCAGACAGGCGGGATGCGGGGATCGGGTTCCCCTTCGGCGAGTCTCCGGAAGCCAGGAGCAAGCTTCCGCAGGTTGATGATGCTTGCCACGAACATGATCCCCATCCCCGACATGGCCGTTGCCGCCGCCCATGCGAGAGCGACCGGGAACGACAGCGAGTCCGTCAGGAGAACCAGCAGACTTGCCGAGCCGACGGACACGGCGGCCCATGCGCCTCCCCCTCCACGGCCAGCGCTTCGGCAACGAGTTTGCACCACGTGTCCCGGTCGCTTTCCAGCGTGCAGCCGCCGGCGGCCGTTGCGGCGGCGAGCCGTTTTTTCAGGTCCGGGATTTCTTCCGGGAGCTTCCCGTCGAGCATCCCCTCGTTGAAGGCGATGACCCAAACAAGTTGATACTCGATCGGCAAGGGGGCCCGTCGCTCCTGCTTGAGCAATTCCCGCAGCACCCGGCCTCGACGGAGCCGGGTCTCGACCGAGGCTTCAAGGCGCGCGCCGAAGCGGGTGAAGATTTCGAGTTCCAGGAACTGGAGGTAGTCGAGCTTCATCCGCCCCACCTCCTCCTTGATCCGCGGGTGCTGGGCCTTGCCGCCGATGCGCGACACCGAGTGGGTGATGTCGATGGCCGGGAGGATGCCGGCGGCGAAGAGTTCCTGGTCCAGATAGAACTGGCCGTCGGTGATGGAGATCAGGTTCGTGGGTATATAGGCGGCGAGTTCTCCCTGCTGGATCTCGATGATCGGCAGGGCGGTCATGCTCCCCCCGCCGTGGCTTGCATCAAGGGTGGTGGAGCGTTCCAGGAGGCGGGCATGGAGGTAGAAGATGTCGCCTGGATACGCCTCGCGTCCCGGCGGCCGCCGGAGAAGAAGAGACATCTCCCGGTAGCTCTGCGCGTGGAGGGAGAGGTCATCGTAGACGACGAGGGTGTCCCTGCCGTGGCGCATCCACTCCTCGGCGACGGCGCAGCCGGCGAAGGGGGCAAGATATTTGGGGCCGGGGAGGTCGAATGCCTCGGCCACCACCACGGTGGTGTGGGCAAGCGCGCCGGCCGCGCGCAGGGTCTCGACGACGCTGACGGCCTTGGCCCGTCTCTGGCCGATCAAAACGTAGATGCAGAGGACTCCGCTCCCCTTCTGCCGGATGACCGCATCGAGGGTCACGGAACTTTTCCCCGTGGATGCCCCGCCGATAATGAGCTGCCGCTGACCCTTGCCGACCGGAACCATGGTGTCGACGATGGTGGCGCCGGTGTAGAGGGGAGAGGTCACGAAGGTGCGGGCCGTGATCGGCGGGGACGGCCTGAAGATCTCCCGGCGCGCGGAGCGACGCGGCGGCGGCAGTCCATCGAGAGGGGCGCCCAGGGGGTCCATGACCCGGCCCAGGAGCTCCTCTCCCACCGGGATGGAGGGTCTGACGCCGGAAAGAATCGCCTGGGTTCCGGCGGTGAGGCGGTCGGTCTGGTGCAGAAGAATTGCGCCGACGAGCTCCTTTCCCAGTTGAAAGACGAGAGCCTGGCTGCCGTCCTCCATCAAGACGATGTCGTCCATGGCGGCCGAGGGCAGGCGCCGGATCCAGGCGATGCCGTCCCCGACCGCGACGACGCATCCCTGCTCCACGACGCGCGTCGCCGGCCGATACCCCGCGAGCTTCGCCTCAAGGTCCGCAAGGGGGGAGATGGGCGAGGCCGATGTCGGGGCTTCAGGGGCCATTGACTCCTCCCCGGAAGAAGGAGAGCTCGTCCCGGAGGTTGGCCGCCAGGTTCCATGGCCCGGCGGTCACGCGGACTCCGGCCACCAGCGATGCGTCTTCCGTGAAGCGCAACCGGCCGGCTGTCGGGAAGACGTCCAGGAACTGCGCTTCGAATGTTTTTCGCGCATCTTCGCCAAGGGAGTGGGCGCTGGTCACCTCTACCAAGGCATCCTCTCCGTCAAGGGTTTCGGTGATCGCGCGGCGCTGCCCGGCGGGGAGCCCGGTCAAGTCCTCAAGAAGCATCTCCAGGAGGCGCATCCCCAACTCCGGCGTGGCGAGGCGCGTCAGCAGCCGGGACGCGAACCGGCCGGCATTGGCGATCGCCCGCTCTTCGCTCAAGCGGACGAGCTCCTCGATGCGCCGCTCCTCGGCCACCCGGGCCTTTTCCCGCATTCCGGCAAGTTCCGCATCCAGGCCGGCCGCCAGTCGTCGGCGATCGGCGCCGATCTCGGCCTGAAGCCGGCGGCGCAGTTCCGCTTTTTCGGCGTCCCAGGAGGCGAGGCGCCCCTGGTATGTCTATTCCAGCCGGGTCGCCTCCTCCGGGAGTCTTTCCGCCTCGGAGCGGGTTCGTTCCATCCTCTCCTGTCGCGCGGCGATGATCCCGAGCACCGGCTTGTAGAGGATGCGGTTCATGATCCAGACGAGGATCAGGAAGTTGACGACTTCCATGAGGAACGTGGTCAGGTCCAGTTCCATGGCGTCCCTCCGCTACCGGAGGAGGTATTCGAGCAGGGGATTCCTGAACAGCACGATCAGTACGATCACCAGGCAGTAGATGGCCAGGGACTCGATCATGGCGAGCCCGATGAAGAGGGTCCGGGAGATCGACTTCTCGGCTTCTGGCTGCCGGGCCAGCGATTCCAGGGCGGTACAGATCGACCTGCCCATGGCGATGGCGGGCGCGATGACGCCGACCGCCATGACGACCAATGCGGCCACCGTTGACGCGAGTACGAACCAGGAGAGCGTGGTCATGTTTTTTCCTCCATCGGGGGTTGCCGGGCTTCCAGCGACTGAATCGCGCCGGCGACATAGATGAGCGCCAGCATGCCGAAGATGTATGCCTGCACAAGGGCCTCCACGATGTGGAGCATGAGCAGCGGGACCGGCGCGAAGAGACCGGCCACCAGGAGCATCAGGAACGCCGCCATTTCCAGGCTCATGATGTTTCCGAACAGCCGTACGGCGAGGGCCAGGGTGCGGGTGATCTCGCCGATGACGTGAAACGGAAGGAGAATCGGGCTCGGCGAGAGGTAATGGCGCAGATAGCGGCGCGACCCCTCGATCCGGACCCCGAACCAATGGACCGATAAAAAGACGAGCGCCGCCAGGGCCGCCGTGGTGGAAAGATCTCCCGTGGGGGCGTGGACGCCGGGAACCAGGCTGGAAAGGTTGGCTGTTCCGATAAAGAGCCACAGGGTCGCCACAAACGGGAAGACGAGGTCGGCGCGGCCCGGCAACACCTCCCCTACGGCGGCATGAATGGCCTCGACGACCCCCTCGACGGCGACCTGGAGAGGGCCGGGGTCGAGGCGGAGCCGCCGCGTGAGGAGCCACGAGGCGAGTGCCAGCACGGCCATGATTCCCCAGGTGGTGAGTACCGTTCTCCCCAGGGGCAGGGGGCCCAGATGAAACAGTGCGTGCGCGGTTCCATCCGCCATGGTCACTCCTTGATAAAGAGATAGACGTTGACCGCGCCGAGGACGATCCCGAGAAACAGGAACGAGAGGGTCCAGCGGAGCGAGTATCCCTCGGCCATCCCGTCGAGCCAGCGCCCAAGGTAGGCCCCGGCGACCGTCGGCAACACGAAGAGGAGACCCAAGGTCCCCAGGTAGATCGACTGCCTCAGCACCGTGGGCCGCTCCCGCCCGGCCCGGAGGATCCGCTTCACACGCTGTTCAACCTGCTGCTGGAATTTCTCGTCGTTTTTCACGGTTCGCTCCCGCGCTCGATTTCCCGCAACCGCCGGAGCATCTCCTCCTCCAGGCGGTGGAGGCTTTCCCGGATTCCGCCCATGGTCTCTTCCTCGGCCCGCTGGACCTCTGCCAGGAGCTTGCCCATCCGCCGGAAGTCGGTGTCGAGCATGTAGCGCCGGGTACAGAGGGTCAACTCGCCGCCTGTGGAGGAGAGGATGCCGCCGGGAAGCGCCAGGTAGCGCCAGTCCCCCTCCCCGACGCGGAAGCGGGCCAGGCCGGCGACAAGCGCCGTCATCATCCACGCATGGCCGGGGAGGAGGCCGAAGCTCCCGGAAGCATCCTCGGCCACAAAGCTTGTGAGTCCGTCGAAGCGCTCGTAGCCGGACGGATTCCGGAGGTGGAGCGTCATCCCCCTCATGGCCGAGGACTCCCCATGGCGCCCCGCATGTAGCATTCTTCCTCCGTCGTCCCGTCGAATCCCCCGCGCAGAAACTCCTCGCAATCGGCCAGCGTCTCCTTCAGCGGGACGGTCACTCCCTTCATGCCGGCATGTTCGGCCGTCACGTGGAACGGCTGGGTGAGGTAGCGCTGCAGCTTGCGCGCCCGGAGCACGACCCGGCGGTCGCGCTCCGAAAGCTCCTGGATGCCGAGCATGGCGATCACGTCCTCCAGTTCCCGGTAGCGGGCAAGGTGCTCGCGCACCCCCTCGGCGGCGGCGTAGTGGCGGTCTCCGAGAATGCGGCGGTCCATGAGGCTCGAGTTCGACTGGAGGGGATCCACGGCGGGGTAGACGCCCTTGGCGGCCTGGGAGCGCGAGAGGACCACCATGGAGTCGAGATGCCCCAGGATGGCGTTCACCGCCGGGTCGGTCATGTCGTCGGCGGGGACGTAGACCGCCTGCACGGAAGTGAGCGCCCCCTTCGGGGTGGAGATGATCCGGTCTTCCAGCTCCGCCACCTCGCTCATCAGGGTCGGCTGGTAGCCGACGGTGGCCGGGATCCGCCCGAGGAGCCCGGAGATCTCGCTCCCGGCTTGCGCGAAACGGAAAACGTTGTCCATGAGAAAGAGGACCTCCGTGCCGAGGGTGTCCCGCAGGTACTCCGCGTAGGTAAGCGCCGAAAGCCCCACCCGGAAACGGATGCCGGGGGATTCGTCCATCTGTCCGAGGACGATGAGGGTGCGGGGCATCACCCCGGCGGCGCGCATCTCGTGCCACAGCTCGTGCCCTTCCCGGATCCGCTCTCCCACGCCGGCGAATACCGAAACGCCCCGGTGGAGCGCCACGATGGCGTGCATGAATTCCATGAGAAGGACGGTCTTTCCCACCCCGGCCCCGCCGAAGAGTCCGGTTTTTCCGCCCCGGACGAAGGGGCTGAGGAGATCGATCACCTTGATGCCGGTCTCCAGGATTCCGCTTGCGGACACGGTCTCGTGGAAGGGCGCGGGGCGGGCATGAATGGGGCGCCGGGTGTCCCCGGAGAGGGGGGGACCCCCGTCCAGGGGGGCGCCGAAGGCATCGAGAAGCCGCCCGAGGCAGGCGGGGGACACCGGGACCATGATGGGCGTCCCGCAGTCGTGCACCCTACCCTCATGCCGCGTCGCAAGCCTGCCGGGTTTTCGAGGGCGATGGCGCGGATGCTTCTGCGGTCGAGATGCTGGTACACCTCGAACGTATACGTTCGGTTCCCTTCCATGGCAACCAGTGCCTGCCGCAGCGGCGGAAGAGGATCGCAGAGGATGCGGACCACCGGGCCCTGGACCTCGACAATTATACCGTCCGGTTCCACCCCGTGCACAGGTTTAGAGCGATCGTCAAATACCATGGGGTTCTCCACGCGGTTTCCCTTACCCGTTCATCCCGAGGATGGCGTGGATCTCCCCGGGGAGCACGTGCAGATTGAGACCTTGAAGGATCGGCTTGCCTCCGATGACCAGCCCGACGTCGACAAGATCCAGCACGGAGATCACCGCCCCTCGGCGCTTTGGGGAATGGAATACCCGTCAGCGGTCACATGCCTTCAACGCTTCGCGGCCTGCAGGGCGATCCGCTCCTTGATGAAGGCGGAGAAAGCGGCTTCGTCGGGGAAGCGGATGGCGCCCTCGGGACACAGCTTCCCGCAGGTGCTGCACTCCACCACGCAGTTGTAGGGATGTTTCACCCGGGACTTCCCGGCGGCTTCGTCGAACTCCAGGACGTCGTTCCTGCAGAAGTCGACGCAGGTCTTGCACCCCGTGCACAACTCCGGGTCGATCGTCGGGAACCACGGGATCTCCTCTCGCAGGATTCCGCGCCAGGTTCTCATGGAGGCCTCCTTTCAGGCGACCTGGGCGGCCATCCCCTTGATCGCCTCGACGGCCTCTTCCGTGGTCTTGTTCCGGATGTCGAGGGATACCAGGCGCGACCGGTCGAACCCGGCGGCGTCGAGCGCGTCCCGGAACATCTTCGCCTGCATCTGCGGGTCGCACGCGGCGATGTACAGCCTGTCCGTATCCTTCCCTGCGAGCAGGACCTTGAGGAATTCCTCCCCGTCCCCGACGCAGAGCTGCGGGTGCAGGCACACGTAGTCGAAGATCTTCTCCCGGCGGACGTCGGCGAGCACGTTGAAGATGTCCATCTTCTTGAAGCTCGGGCAGGTCCCCTGGCAAACGCACAGGATGAATCCTTTCTTTCCCATGGCGAACTCCTTTCGGCCTTACGATCGTTACATCTACATGTATGAATATCTTACGCTTGAGAACGCGGTGGTTCAAGAGATAATCGTCACGGATTACCATCAAGGGACGTTCGGTGTGGGCGGGGTATACGGAAAAAACGGATTGCGAAAAGCGAAACAGGAGTGGGGTGTTTTTATGTTTCGTCCCCTTGGCCGAAGAGGACCTTCAGCCGGCGGAGGAGTTCGTCCCGGACGAATCGGAACGCATCGAGGCGGGTTTCCTCAGATCCGGTGACGGCCGCCGGGTCGGGGGCCCCCCAGTGGATCCGCTGCGCCTTCCCGAGGAAGACGGGGCAGACCTCCTCGGCGCAGAGGGTGATCACGGCGTCGACGGATCCCGCGTCGATGGAATCCAGCCCCTTGGATCGGTGACCGGAGATGTCGATGCCGATCTCCTGGAGGACCCGGATCGCCTGTGGACGGACGGAGGAGGGGGACGATCCCGCGGAAGAGACCGTTACCCCTTGAGGGGCGAGGGAGCGGGCGATCCCCTCGGCCATCTGGCTGCGGGCGGAGTTGGCGACGCAAAGGAACAGGATGTGCCGCGGGCGCTTCGCCCGCAGGGCAACCGCCTCGGTCCTCCACGTCTCGGGTCGCGCGCTCATCGCTTTGCCGCCTTGCGCCGCCTGCCGGTGAGGGTCATATTCCGCTCGCAGATCGCGACGGGACCGATCGCCTTCGCCAGGGTTGCCCGTTCTCGGTCTTTCGCGACGACGGGGTCGTCGTTCAGCCAACCCCGGAGGTTCCGCAGCATCCGGCCGGCATACGGGGAGTCGTTCCCCCGGTCCAGCGAGTAATAAACCCATTTCCGGTCCCTCCGGTCCTTGATGAGCCTGGCCGCCCGGAGGAGGAAGAGGTGCTTCGACACGGTGGACTGCCCGAGGGACAGGATGGCGATGACCTGGCAGACGCACATCTCCCCGCCTTCGAGGATCTTGAGGATCCGGACCCGGGTCGGGTCCGCGGCGGCCTTCAGCACGGTCTCGTAATCGCGTAGCCCCATCTGTTGTCCCTCCATATCGTCAATTAACGAATTGACACACCGCGCCGATGAAGCGATAATGCAACAGGTACATCTTACACGTTCCCGGAATCTCCGGGCAAGGAGGCGGATCTTGAGGAAGCTGGAAATCTACGAACCGCCGCTGTGCTGTCCGACCGGGGTGTGCGGGCCGGCGCCCGATCCCGCCCTGGCGAGGCTCCAGGAGGACATCCTCCGGTGGAAGAAGGCGGGGGTCGCCGTGGAGCGGCTCGCGATCAACCAGGTCCCGCAGCGGTTCATGTCGAACCCGACGGTGGTCGACCTGCTGACCCGGGAAGGGCAGGAGGTCCTTCCGGTCGCGCTGCTCGACGGGAAGGTCGTCTGCAAGGGGAAATACCCGACGTACGATCAGGTCACACGGGAGGGGATATAGTCATGCCTACCTACGCATACCTGTGCCGCGCATGTGGCCGTCCGTTCGAGATCAACATGTCCATCCGCGAGAAGGAAGCGTGGAAGCCTCGCTGCCCGGTGTGCGGCAGCGCGAAGGTAGAGCAGCAACTTTTCGGCTTCTCCGTCGGAGGAAGCGGGGGCGGGCAACCAGCCCCCGGTGGGTGATGCCCCCCCGGCCGCAGCGGTCGCTGCAGGTGAGATGGGCAATACCGGAACGACGAATCCCGATGAATGAGGAGTAGCCGACCATGCATAAATACACGTTCTTTTCCGGCAAGGGTGGGGTGGGCAAAACCACCCTCGCGGCGGCCACGGCCGTGCGCACGGCGGCGTCGGGGAAACGGACCCTGATCGTCTCCACCGACCCGGCCAGCAACCTGGCCGACGTCTTCGAACGCCCCATCGGGCCCCGGGTCACGGAGATCGCGACGAACCTGTTCGCGCTCGAGATCGATCCGGATACCGCTACAAAGGAATATGGGGAGCGCGCACTGGCGCCCTTGCGCGCCGTTCTCCCTCCGGACGCAATGAAGGTTCTCGAGGAACAGTTCCGGAGCGCCTGCACCGTCGAGATCGCCTCGTTCGACCGGTTCACCGATTTCCTCGAGGATACGGAGTTCGACCACGTGGTTTTCGACACCGCCCCCACGGGGCACACGCTTCGGCTGCTCGAACTTCCGGTGGACTGGTCCCGCCATATCGAGGAAGCCGCGCAGGGGAACGGCCAGACGTGCATCGGGCCGGTCGCCTCCCTGCAGGGCGCCAAGGCGAAGTACGACCACGCCATCGCCGCGCTCCGGGACCCCGGTGAGACAGAGTTCACGCTGGTCTGCCGCCCGGAGCGGACCTCCGTGGACGAGCTGCTCCGGGCCCGGGGAGAGCTGCGGACGCTCGGGATCGGAAATTTCCGGATCGTGGTGAACGGGGTGATCCCGGTCGGGGCGGGGGGGCCGTTCGCGAACCAGTCCTCTTCCCAGCGGGAGCAGGTCCGCCGTCTTTCCGGGATGCTCGACCGACCCTGCGTCGAGGTGCCCCTCCAGGCCGGGGAAGTGAAGGGGCTTTCCGCACTGGGGCGGTTCGCGGCCATCGCCTTCGACGGGAAGGAAGATTCCCTCCACGACGGATTCGCGGGTACCCGTCCCTTCACGGGGTTCTCTCCCCCGCACGTCCTGAGGGAGATGGTGACCGGCGCGGCCGGGAGCAGGACGGTCGTTCTGACCGGCAAGGGAGGGGTCGGGAAAACCGTCGCCGCGTGCGCCCTGGCGGCGCGGCTTGCGCGGGAGGGGAATCGGATCCTCCTGGCGACCACCGACCCGGCGTCCCACATCGGGCAGGTCCTCTCGGCGGAGGTCTCGAGCGAGGTTCGCCCCGTCCCGGGCTACCCCGGGCTGTTCGCCGTCCGGATCGACCAGAAGGAGAGCGTCGAGGCGTACAAGGCGAAGATCCTCTCCCAGGCGGCCGCGTCCGGCCACACTGGCGAGATGCTCGCCGTGGTAAAGGAGGAACTGGAATCCCCCTGCACGGAGGAGATGGCGGTCTTCGAGGAGTTCTCCGGCCTGGTGGAGCGGGACGATTTCGACGCCGTGATCCTCGACACGGCCCCCACGGGGCACACCTTGCGGCTTCTTGAGCTGCCATACGACTACGCACGGCAGGTCGAGATGATGGTGGCCGTCCGGAAGGACGACGTCGGGGCGACCGGCGCCAAGGGGAAGCTCGACGCGCTCGTCCGTCGCCTGAAGGATCCCCGGGCGACGACCTTCCTCCTCGTGATCTACCCGGAGTACACCCCGATCTTCGAGGCGAAACGGGCGGCGGAAGATCTCAAGGATTCCGGCATCGAGGTGCAGGGCGTCATCGCCAATTTCATTCTCGAAGAGGACGACTGTTCGTCTCCCTTCTCCATGTCGCGGTACTTCATGCAGCAGCACTATCTCCAGGTGGCCGAGGAGACGTTCCGGCTGCCGATGTTCAAGGTGCCCATGCTGCCGTCGGAGCCCGCGGGCACGGAGGCTCTGTGCCGGGTGGGCAGGGAGTTGCTCGGGATGGAAAACATCGCACTCGCCGTCCCGGAAACGGCGGCGGGAATCGAAGGAGGGGTGAAATGAATCCGAAGGAGTTCGCGGAGCAGTTCAAGGCGCTTTCGAAGGAGGACCAGATGGCCGTGCTCCGGCAGATCCTGCCGAAATTCTGCGAGAGCATGATGGGCGACCCGAAGGAGGTCCGGGAGATGTTCTCCCTGCTGACGGAGGAGTGCGGCGAGCCGATGACGAACATGATCTCCGTGATGGGGATGATGATGGGGGGCAGGGGCGGGGGCTGCTGCGGATGAGCGATCCCCAATCCGCGCATCCGGGGGAATCGCCCCCCGCGAAACGGCTGAACGTCTTCGAGCGGTACCTGAGCCTCTGGGTCGCGCTGTGCATGGGGGTCGGCATCTTCGCCGGGAAGATGTTCCCCGGAGCGGTCGACGCGTTGCGGGGGATGGAGTTCGGCAAGGCGAGCCAGATCAACATCCCGATCGCCATCCTCATCTGGCTGATGATCTACCCGATGATGCTCAAGGTGGACTTCACCTCGATTCTCG is a window encoding:
- a CDS encoding molybdate ABC transporter substrate-binding protein; translated protein: MNSWERIQGCLIGLILMLSSATLAWADAPVIAGAADLKFALEEIAAAFKEDTKREVSLVFGSSGNFYRQIGQGAPFRMFLSADEGFVFKLADAGKTVDRGVLYAVGRIVILVPHGSPLKADGKLNDLTAALADGRLRKFAIANPEHAPYGKRAEEALRHAGLWEKIKDRLVLGENVSQAAQFATSGGTQGGIVAYSLALAPAVARLGNYARIPDSWHDPLRQRMVLLKGADETTRAFYRYMQQPAARAIMKRYGFLLPAER
- a CDS encoding molybdenum ABC transporter permease subunit — translated: MDWTALILSLELATATMVVLLPIGVWAGRKLAWGRFRGKALVEASLALPLVLPPTVLGFYLLVAMGGATPLGRWYESLFGHQLTFSFQGLLVASLIFNLPFAVQPMQRAFEAIAPEVREAALCCGMSRLRLLRRIELPLAWPGILSAMVLIFAHTLGEFGVVLMVGGSIPGKTRTIAIAIYDRVQTFDTAGAGIMSAALLFISMLAIGLSFFVTAPGGIRRHD
- a CDS encoding ABC transporter, translated to MTDPVRGLRATIRQIVPIPLHADLSCGRGEVLALVGPSGSGKSTLLRCIAGLHTPLEGRIECDGETWFDAGGRVNLSTARRRIGMVFQHYALFPHLSALENVLEGMDDPGGTGPRERGRELLRKVHLNGLEKRRPHQLSGGQQQRVAVARALARDPHALLLDEPFSAVDRSTREKLYGELAELRRELKMPVILVTHDLEEAVMLADRVSILSRGKTLQAGPPLEVMERPATVEVARLVGLRNVFEGRVLSHHRDRGSTVLEWNGRLLDVRLQEAFPAGARVAWALPSAGVLLMPRDRPPEGGRDNIVDGIVGKTVTLGNRVRVPVYVYGTNEALLTMTVPRHLVESYTLAEGNPLSLRLRGENIHLMPPDDSPRDPAGNS
- a CDS encoding F0F1 ATP synthase subunit alpha, whose protein sequence is MAPEAPTSASPISPLADLEAKLAGYRPATRVVEQGCVVAVGDGIAWIRRLPSAAMDDIVLMEDGSQALVFQLGKELVGAILLHQTDRLTAGTQAILSGVRPSIPVGEELLGRVMDPLGAPLDGLPPPRRSARREIFRPSPPITARTFVTSPLYTGATIVDTMVPVGKGQRQLIIGGASTGKSSVTLDAVIRQKGSGVLCIYVLIGQRRAKAVSVVETLRAAGALAHTTVVVAEAFDLPGPKYLAPFAGCAVAEEWMRHGRDTLVVYDDLSLHAQSYREMSLLLRRPPGREAYPGDIFYLHARLLERSTTLDASHGGGSMTALPIIEIQQGELAAYIPTNLISITDGQFYLDQELFAAGILPAIDITHSVSRIGGKAQHPRIKEEVGRMKLDYLQFLELEIFTRFGARLEASVETRLRRGRVLRELLKQERRAPLPIEYQLVWVIAFNEGMLDGKLPEEIPDLKKRLAAATAAGGCTLESDRDTWCKLVAEALAVEGEAHGPPCPSARQVCWFS
- a CDS encoding ATP synthase F0 subunit C — its product is MTTLSWFVLASTVAALVVMAVGVIAPAIAMGRSICTALESLARQPEAEKSISRTLFIGLAMIESLAIYCLVIVLIVLFRNPLLEYLLR
- a CDS encoding F0F1 ATP synthase subunit A, with protein sequence MADGTAHALFHLGPLPLGRTVLTTWGIMAVLALASWLLTRRLRLDPGPLQVAVEGVVEAIHAAVGEVLPGRADLVFPFVATLWLFIGTANLSSLVPGVHAPTGDLSTTAALAALVFLSVHWFGVRIEGSRRYLRHYLSPSPILLPFHVIGEITRTLALAVRLFGNIMSLEMAAFLMLLVAGLFAPVPLLMLHIVEALVQAYIFGMLALIYVAGAIQSLEARQPPMEEKT
- a CDS encoding ATP synthase subunit: MKNDEKFQQQVEQRVKRILRAGRERPTVLRQSIYLGTLGLLFVLPTVAGAYLGRWLDGMAEGYSLRWTLSFLFLGIVLGAVNVYLFIKE
- a CDS encoding 4Fe-4S ferredoxin — encoded protein: MRTWRGILREEIPWFPTIDPELCTGCKTCVDFCRNDVLEFDEAAGKSRVKHPYNCVVECSTCGKLCPEGAIRFPDEAAFSAFIKERIALQAAKR
- a CDS encoding heterodisulfide reductase subunit A-like protein, which produces MGKKGFILCVCQGTCPSFKKMDIFNVLADVRREKIFDYVCLHPQLCVGDGEEFLKVLLAGKDTDRLYIAACDPQMQAKMFRDALDAAGFDRSRLVSLDIRNKTTEEAVEAIKGMAAQVA
- a CDS encoding low molecular weight phosphatase family protein, with amino-acid sequence MSARPETWRTEAVALRAKRPRHILFLCVANSARSQMAEGIARSLAPQGVTVSSAGSSPSSVRPQAIRVLQEIGIDISGHRSKGLDSIDAGSVDAVITLCAEEVCPVFLGKAQRIHWGAPDPAAVTGSEETRLDAFRFVRDELLRRLKVLFGQGDET